One part of the Pecten maximus chromosome 1, xPecMax1.1, whole genome shotgun sequence genome encodes these proteins:
- the LOC117336470 gene encoding somatostatin receptor type 2-like, with amino-acid sequence METALTNSTNASYEYDLLEYCDEDNTSSVGNNTMGIANAISSMTVILVTSYSLICFIGLIGNGLVIYVVLRFAKMKTVTNLYILNLAISDAFFLMSLPFLITTSILHYWPFGAAMCKIFFVLVSINLFTGIFTLTALSGDRYLAVCHPVRSSQYRTTNIAFFVCLCLWSISFIVMLPIILYSTTVKQMGEDSHETCTIVWPKGQLIPASKAFTWYTFLLGFAIPVSMISVLYLSVILRLRTVGPVIKSKEKKRTHRKVTRMVLTVIFVYIICWLPYWGFQVNLTFMKSGFSLPEWRVYLFSFFTVLTNANSMLNPVLYAFLSDNFRRSFAKAFKCLGRADMDRSIYTRESSFPAKSKQWRNDSCKAQKGDKYEMATMLTSAENTQQNPKSGSKGSINDESNLYVDKESQTQ; translated from the coding sequence ATGGAAACGGCGCTCACTAACTCCACTAACGCGTCATACGAGTATGACCTACTCGAGTATTGTGATGAAGACAACACATCATCTGTCGGCAACAACACGATGGGTATTGCCAACGCCATTTCCAGCATGACTGTCATACTTGTGACGTCATACTCTTTGATATGTTTCATAGGTCTGATAGGAAATGGATTGGTGATATATGTTGTTCTTCGATTCGCTAAAATGAAAACTGTCACAAActtatacattttaaatttagCTATATCTGACGCTTTTTTCCTCATGAGTTTGCCGTTTTTAATAACGACCTCCATTCTTCATTACTGGCCTTTCGGGGCTGCCATGTGTAAAATTTTCTTCGTCTTAGTATCAATCAACCTCTTTACTGGAATATTCACACTGACCGCTCTGAGCGGTGACAGATATTTGGCTGTCTGTCATCCCGTACGGTCAAGCCAATACAGGACCACGAACATCGCGTTCTTTGTGTGTCTATGTCTGTGGTCAATATCCTTCATAGTGATGTTACCCATAATTCTCTACTCCACCACAGTCAAGCAAATGGGCGAAGATTCCCACGAAACCTGCACCATCGTCTGGCCAAAAGGACAATTGATACCAGCTAGTAAGGCGTTTACCTGGTACACGTTCCTGCTTGGTTTTGCCATACCTGTATCGATGATATCCGTTCTTTATCTATCAGTCATCCTTCGCCTACGAACGGTGGGACCAGTTATCAAATCCAAGGAAAAGAAAAGAACACATAGGAAAGTGACCCGGATGGTCCTTACAGTTATCTTTGTGTATATAATTTGTTGGCTTCCCTACTGGGGATTCCAAGTTAACCTCACATTCATGAAGTCTGGATTCAGCCTACCGGAGTGGCGAGTGTACCTGTTTAGTTTTTTCACTGTTCTCACCAACGCGAATAGCATGCTGAATCCTGTGCTATATGCTTTCCTTAGCGACAATTTCCGTCGTAGTTTTGCGAAGGCATTCAAATGCCTTGGACGAGCCGACATGGATCGCAGCATATACACAAGGGAAAGTAGCTTTCCCGCCAAAAGTAAACAATGGCGCAACGATTCGTGCAAAGCGCAAAAGGGAGATAAGTACGAAATGGCTACGATGCTAACTAGTGCTGAGAACACACAGCAAAATCCTAAATCGGGAAGCAAGGGATCGATCAATGATGAGAGTAACTTATATGTAGACAAAGAGAGTCAAACACAATGA